The following proteins are encoded in a genomic region of Brachypodium distachyon strain Bd21 chromosome 1, Brachypodium_distachyon_v3.0, whole genome shotgun sequence:
- the LOC104582090 gene encoding uncharacterized protein LOC104582090, with protein sequence MTKSASCLKQFFTACDAIQTEGTEVFGFVCSAGFFVLSSVITTHLDVSRRSWPRTKIVGMATSMAAGVFLLCRGMVIPQDHAWHTIAPPTIIIFTVSAEAGLLIHAQIKEDGGSNHLVRDLLMRLADTSISIYRWTHLIRQTRHPLDAEKILRLVGSGLPVLIGACQVAWIAYKAGFVREVVEWLRKIPWVFAGKKTRMPELPWPETKTVTRRRRRQKEASRSWWWRRRRRQ encoded by the exons ATGACAAAATCGGCCAGCTGTTTGAAGCAGTTCTTCACGGCATGCGATGCTATTCAGACCGAGGGAACTGAGGTGTTTGGGTTCGTCTGCTCGGCGGGGTTCTTCGTTCTCTCTTCTGTAATTACCACTCATCTTGACGTGAGTCGCAGATCCTGGCCTAGAACCAAG ATCGTGGGCATGGCAACCTCAATGGCGGCCGGAGTCTTCTTGCTCTGCCGTGGGATGGTTATCCCACAGGATCATGCTTGGCACACTATTGCTCCTCCCACCATCATCATTTTTACAGTATCGGCAGAAGCTGGCCTGCTCATACACGCCCAG ATaaaagaagatggaggcagcAACCACTTGGTTCGCGACCTGCTCATGAGATTGGCGGATACATCCATCAGCATCTACCGATGGACCCATTTGATTCGACAAACACGACATCCCTTGGATGCAGAGAAGATTCTGCGTTTG GTCGGGAGCGGCCTTCCGGTGCTGATTGGAGCTTGCCAGGTCGCCTGGATCGCGTACAAGGCGGGCTTCGTCCGTGAGGTGGTCGAATGGCTCCGGAAGATCCCCTGGGTTTTCGccgggaagaagacgaggatgCCGGAGCTGCCAtggccggagacgaagacggtGACGCGGCGGAGAAGGCGCCAGAAGGAAGCGTCGAGGTCatggtggtggaggcggcgacggcggcaatGA
- the LOC100846465 gene encoding ubiquitin carboxyl-terminal hydrolase 19 isoform X1 gives MPGGVGGGEGSGGGIDFAALIQAAVVGFVLFTAAVAAVRRAASRYFVVDAAGFASAYDDHHSSSGALAYPMPPQENHHHQQQQQPMAQGQGQAAAGGGGGETAPCAECGRASIKRCSGCKRMRYCSGECQSKHWQSDHKFKCKQMKLDSVDKLPCGGEASSKKSSVFGRISLVPGHRKLNKVIFPYDEFLKLYNWRDHDFLPCGLVNCGNSCFANVVLQCLSCTRPLVAYLLWKDHARECSRRHEDWCFLCELQSHIQKATDSLHPFAPMKILSHLPNIGGNLGFGKQEDAHEFMRFAIDKMQSACLDEFGGEKVVDLSIQETTIIQHIFGGRLRSQVQCTACGMVSNRYENMMDLTVEIHGDAESLEECLNQFTAVEWLDGDNKYRCDGCSDYVKAQKHLTVHQAPNILTITLKRFQVRSGRYGKLNKRVTFPTKLDLTRYMSTTDGSDQYDLYAVVVHLDMMNASYFGHYICYIKDFRGRWRKVDDCKVMIVDEEEVHAQGAYMLLYSRRTARPGPLLTVKEPIKQEKQCGVPPSDGQNHLLPMDVTLKCESLLKPLEDLREDSESTNESLHKMSIDQESDMDLHINIERDKFITNQSLHLPVSSASHVLEEATRGPGSLLEDNATMRPDQFGNSACESSSVHSSEEESKEPAPEADYMDIDFEAGAEVERRNVQEQSVTVSSDSAGVIGNKTLVPTFENGTARKPKPLFSPGFLDKPSRKKSSFLGKIQNGGSIAVASQTTNGHWNERLSRPEQGHIANSGGQLTSSATGSVHCNGDMFATASNGVLFNGDTRSGNHSLHAAKRDAPSVNGFNPRPHRSPSSSNPNRNNTSNSEPFLQRGFLERPCSREKSVKGDDGLSCSNATSSSSANGNNISNSNISSGSSKGGIGMSPGLLTKRCRESAAMGSTASFMHDPLTGNISKEQDLVGDAALPDQVQENGIDVSVHGDENGYAALGTNNASYGEEICCSGTKNASYGEESCCNGAVDMHSSSCQRDDAPALLVAENGVASENADHLKSISPTLGHDGLRRRLTSKYFEQNSVDAQ, from the exons ATGCCGGGgggtgtcggcggcggcgagggttcgGGCGGGGGCATCGATTTCGCGGCGTTGATCCAGGCGGCGGTCGTCGGGTTCGTGCTCTTCacagccgccgtcgccgccgtgcgccGGGCCGCGTCGCGCTACTTCGTCGTCGACGCCGCGGGGTTCGCTTCCGCGTACGACGATCAccacagcagcagcggcgcgctCGCGTACCCGATGCCGCCCCAGGagaaccaccaccaccagcagcagcagcagcccatgGCGCAGGGGCAGGGCCAGGCggccgctggcggcggcggcggggagacGGCGCCCTGCGCCGAGTGCGGCCGCGCCAGCATCAAGAGGTGCTCCGGGTGCAAGCGTATGCGGTACTG TTCTGGAGAATGCCAGTCGAAGCATTGGCAATCTGATCACAAATTCAAGTGCAAACAAATGAAACTAGATTCTGTTGACAAGTTACCCTGTGGAGGTGAGGCAAGCAGTAAGAAGTCGTCTGTCTTTGGTCGTATCTCGTTAGTGCCTGGCCACCGAAAGTTAAACAAG GTTATCTTTCCTTATGATGAGTTTTTAAAGCTGTACAATTGGAGGGACCATGATTTTTTACCTTGTGGGCTTGTGAATTGTGGCAACAG TTGCTTTGCCAATGTGGTTTTGCAATGTCTTTCATGCACAAGGCCACTTGTGGCATATCTGTTATGGAAGGACCATGCAAGGGAAT GTTCTAGAAGACACGAAGATTGGTGTTTCTTATGTGAGCTGCAATCTCATATTCAAAAAGCGACTGAtagtttacacccatttgctCCCATGAAGATTCTTTCTCATTTACCAAATATTGGTGGCAACCTTGGCTTTGGTAAACAGGAGGATGCTCATGAATTCATGAG GTTCGCAATAGATAAGATGCAGTCCGCTTGCCTTGATGAATTTGGAGGTGAGAAGGTTGTAGATCTTAGCATCCAGGAGACAACTATTATTCAGCACATATTTGGCGGTCGTCTGAGATCTCag GTTCAGTGTACTGCCTGTGGAATGGTCTCAAACCGCTATGAGAATATGATGGACTTGACAGTTGAGATTCATGGTGACGCTGAATCCTTGGAAGAATGCTTAAATCAGTTCACTGCTGTAGAGTGGCTTGATGGGGACAATAAATACAGATGTGATgg ATGCAGCGACTATGTGAAAGCACAGAAGCATCTTACAGTTCATCAAGCTCCAAATATACTCACTATTACTCTCAAAAGATTCCAGGTTAGG AGTGGTAGATATGGAAAATTGAACAAGAGAGTTACATTCCCTACGAAGTTAGATCTAACTCGATACATGAGTACCACTGATGGAAGTGACCAGTATGATCTCTATGCTGTCGTTGTTCATCTAGATATGATGAATGCTTCATACTTTGGGCATTATATATGCTACATAAAAGATTTTCGAGGACGTTGGCGTAAAGTTGATGACTGCAAG GTGATGATTGTTGACGAGGAGGAAGTACATGCCCAAGGTGCTTATATGCTTCTATATAGCAG GAGAACAGCTCGTCCTGGACCACTTCTTACCGTCAAAGAACCCATTAAACAGGAGAAACAATGTGGAGTGCCTCCTTCAGATGGGCAAAATCATTTGTTACCAATGGATGTTACATTAAAATGTGAATCACTTTTGAAACCTTTGGAAGATCTACGAGAAGATTCTGAATCCACCAATGAATCTTTGCATAAAATGAGCATCGACCAGGAGTCAGACATGGATTTGCATATAAACATCGAGAGAGATAAATTCATTACCAATCAAAGTCTACATTTGCCAGTTTCATCGGCATCACATGTCCTGGAAGAAGCTACTAGAGGCCCAGGTTCTCTGTTGGAAGACAATGCTACAATGAGACCTGACCAATTTGGCAACTCCGCATGTGAATCATCTTCAGTTCATTCCTCTGAAGAGGAAAGTAAAGAACCTGCTCCAGAAGCTGACTATATGGATATCGATTTTGAAGCTGGAGCAGAAGTTGAAAGACGGAATGTGCAAGAACAATCTGTCACAGTGTCAAGTGATTCAGCTGGAGTGATAGGCAACAAAACATTAGTCCCGACCTTTGAAAATGGGACGGCCAGAAAACCAAAACCTCTATTTTCTCCTGGTTTCCTTGACAAGCCCTCAAGAAAGAAGTCTTCCTTTCtgggaaaaattcaaaatggtGGCAGCATAGCTGTTGCTTCCCAAACAACAAATGGTCATTGGAACGAACGCCTCAGCAGACCAGAGCAAGGACATATTGCCAACTCCGGTGGTCAACTTACATCCTCTGCAACTGGAAGTGTACATTGTAATGGAGATATGTTTGCAACTGCTAGCAATGGAGTTCTTTTCAATGGCGATACACGATCTGGCAATCACTCCTTGCATGCAGCGAAGAGAGATGCACCTTCTGTTAATGGTTTTAATCCAAGGCCTCACCGATCACCATCAAGCAGCAACCCAAATCGGAATAATACAAGCAACAGTGAACCATTCTTACAACGAGGCTTCCTTGAAAGGCCTTGTTCTAGAGAGAAATCAGTCAAAGGAGATGATGGTTTGTCCTGTAGtaatgccacatcatcatcctctGCAAATGGCAACAACATATCAAATAGTAATATTTCATCTGGAAGCAGCAAAGGTGGCATTGGCATGTCTCCTGGTTTGCTTACAAAGCGTTGCAGGGAGTCCGCAGCCATGGGCTCCACTGCAAGCTTTATGCATGATCCGCTAACCGGCAACATCTCCAAGGAGCAAGATCTTGTTGGCGACGCAGCACTGCCAGACCAGGTACAAGAAAATGGCATTGATGTAAGTGTTCATGGTGATGAGAACGGATATGCAGCTCTTGGCACCAATAATGCGAGCTACGGAGAAGAAATTTGCTGTAGTGGCACCAAGAATGCGAGCTATGGAGAAGAAAGTTGCTGTAACGGAGCTGTTGATATGCATAGCAGCAGTTGCCAAAGGGATGATGCACCTGCCTTGTTAGTCGCTGAGAATGGCGTGGCATCTGAAAATGCTGACCACCTCAAGTCCATATCTCCCACACTCGGACATGACGGTTTACGACGAAGATTAACCTCCAAATACTTTGAACAGAATAGCGTTGATGCCCAATGA
- the LOC100846465 gene encoding ubiquitin carboxyl-terminal hydrolase 19 isoform X2: MPGGVGGGEGSGGGIDFAALIQAAVVGFVLFTAAVAAVRRAASRYFVVDAAGFASAYDDHHSSSGALAYPMPPQENHHHQQQQQPMAQGQGQAAAGGGGGETAPCAECGRASIKRCSGCKRMRYCSGECQSKHWQSDHKFKCKQMKLDSVDKLPCGGEASSKKSSVFGRISLVPGHRKLNKVIFPYDEFLKLYNWRDHDFLPCGLVNCGNSCFANVVLQCLSCTRPLVAYLLWKDHARECSRRHEDWCFLCELQSHIQKATDSLHPFAPMKILSHLPNIGGNLGFGKQEDAHEFMRFAIDKMQSACLDEFGGEKVVDLSIQETTIIQHIFGGRLRSQVQCTACGMVSNRYENMMDLTVEIHGDAESLEECLNQFTAVEWLDGDNKYRCDGCSDYVKAQKHLTVHQAPNILTITLKRFQSGRYGKLNKRVTFPTKLDLTRYMSTTDGSDQYDLYAVVVHLDMMNASYFGHYICYIKDFRGRWRKVDDCKVMIVDEEEVHAQGAYMLLYSRRTARPGPLLTVKEPIKQEKQCGVPPSDGQNHLLPMDVTLKCESLLKPLEDLREDSESTNESLHKMSIDQESDMDLHINIERDKFITNQSLHLPVSSASHVLEEATRGPGSLLEDNATMRPDQFGNSACESSSVHSSEEESKEPAPEADYMDIDFEAGAEVERRNVQEQSVTVSSDSAGVIGNKTLVPTFENGTARKPKPLFSPGFLDKPSRKKSSFLGKIQNGGSIAVASQTTNGHWNERLSRPEQGHIANSGGQLTSSATGSVHCNGDMFATASNGVLFNGDTRSGNHSLHAAKRDAPSVNGFNPRPHRSPSSSNPNRNNTSNSEPFLQRGFLERPCSREKSVKGDDGLSCSNATSSSSANGNNISNSNISSGSSKGGIGMSPGLLTKRCRESAAMGSTASFMHDPLTGNISKEQDLVGDAALPDQVQENGIDVSVHGDENGYAALGTNNASYGEEICCSGTKNASYGEESCCNGAVDMHSSSCQRDDAPALLVAENGVASENADHLKSISPTLGHDGLRRRLTSKYFEQNSVDAQ; encoded by the exons ATGCCGGGgggtgtcggcggcggcgagggttcgGGCGGGGGCATCGATTTCGCGGCGTTGATCCAGGCGGCGGTCGTCGGGTTCGTGCTCTTCacagccgccgtcgccgccgtgcgccGGGCCGCGTCGCGCTACTTCGTCGTCGACGCCGCGGGGTTCGCTTCCGCGTACGACGATCAccacagcagcagcggcgcgctCGCGTACCCGATGCCGCCCCAGGagaaccaccaccaccagcagcagcagcagcccatgGCGCAGGGGCAGGGCCAGGCggccgctggcggcggcggcggggagacGGCGCCCTGCGCCGAGTGCGGCCGCGCCAGCATCAAGAGGTGCTCCGGGTGCAAGCGTATGCGGTACTG TTCTGGAGAATGCCAGTCGAAGCATTGGCAATCTGATCACAAATTCAAGTGCAAACAAATGAAACTAGATTCTGTTGACAAGTTACCCTGTGGAGGTGAGGCAAGCAGTAAGAAGTCGTCTGTCTTTGGTCGTATCTCGTTAGTGCCTGGCCACCGAAAGTTAAACAAG GTTATCTTTCCTTATGATGAGTTTTTAAAGCTGTACAATTGGAGGGACCATGATTTTTTACCTTGTGGGCTTGTGAATTGTGGCAACAG TTGCTTTGCCAATGTGGTTTTGCAATGTCTTTCATGCACAAGGCCACTTGTGGCATATCTGTTATGGAAGGACCATGCAAGGGAAT GTTCTAGAAGACACGAAGATTGGTGTTTCTTATGTGAGCTGCAATCTCATATTCAAAAAGCGACTGAtagtttacacccatttgctCCCATGAAGATTCTTTCTCATTTACCAAATATTGGTGGCAACCTTGGCTTTGGTAAACAGGAGGATGCTCATGAATTCATGAG GTTCGCAATAGATAAGATGCAGTCCGCTTGCCTTGATGAATTTGGAGGTGAGAAGGTTGTAGATCTTAGCATCCAGGAGACAACTATTATTCAGCACATATTTGGCGGTCGTCTGAGATCTCag GTTCAGTGTACTGCCTGTGGAATGGTCTCAAACCGCTATGAGAATATGATGGACTTGACAGTTGAGATTCATGGTGACGCTGAATCCTTGGAAGAATGCTTAAATCAGTTCACTGCTGTAGAGTGGCTTGATGGGGACAATAAATACAGATGTGATgg ATGCAGCGACTATGTGAAAGCACAGAAGCATCTTACAGTTCATCAAGCTCCAAATATACTCACTATTACTCTCAAAAGATTCCAG AGTGGTAGATATGGAAAATTGAACAAGAGAGTTACATTCCCTACGAAGTTAGATCTAACTCGATACATGAGTACCACTGATGGAAGTGACCAGTATGATCTCTATGCTGTCGTTGTTCATCTAGATATGATGAATGCTTCATACTTTGGGCATTATATATGCTACATAAAAGATTTTCGAGGACGTTGGCGTAAAGTTGATGACTGCAAG GTGATGATTGTTGACGAGGAGGAAGTACATGCCCAAGGTGCTTATATGCTTCTATATAGCAG GAGAACAGCTCGTCCTGGACCACTTCTTACCGTCAAAGAACCCATTAAACAGGAGAAACAATGTGGAGTGCCTCCTTCAGATGGGCAAAATCATTTGTTACCAATGGATGTTACATTAAAATGTGAATCACTTTTGAAACCTTTGGAAGATCTACGAGAAGATTCTGAATCCACCAATGAATCTTTGCATAAAATGAGCATCGACCAGGAGTCAGACATGGATTTGCATATAAACATCGAGAGAGATAAATTCATTACCAATCAAAGTCTACATTTGCCAGTTTCATCGGCATCACATGTCCTGGAAGAAGCTACTAGAGGCCCAGGTTCTCTGTTGGAAGACAATGCTACAATGAGACCTGACCAATTTGGCAACTCCGCATGTGAATCATCTTCAGTTCATTCCTCTGAAGAGGAAAGTAAAGAACCTGCTCCAGAAGCTGACTATATGGATATCGATTTTGAAGCTGGAGCAGAAGTTGAAAGACGGAATGTGCAAGAACAATCTGTCACAGTGTCAAGTGATTCAGCTGGAGTGATAGGCAACAAAACATTAGTCCCGACCTTTGAAAATGGGACGGCCAGAAAACCAAAACCTCTATTTTCTCCTGGTTTCCTTGACAAGCCCTCAAGAAAGAAGTCTTCCTTTCtgggaaaaattcaaaatggtGGCAGCATAGCTGTTGCTTCCCAAACAACAAATGGTCATTGGAACGAACGCCTCAGCAGACCAGAGCAAGGACATATTGCCAACTCCGGTGGTCAACTTACATCCTCTGCAACTGGAAGTGTACATTGTAATGGAGATATGTTTGCAACTGCTAGCAATGGAGTTCTTTTCAATGGCGATACACGATCTGGCAATCACTCCTTGCATGCAGCGAAGAGAGATGCACCTTCTGTTAATGGTTTTAATCCAAGGCCTCACCGATCACCATCAAGCAGCAACCCAAATCGGAATAATACAAGCAACAGTGAACCATTCTTACAACGAGGCTTCCTTGAAAGGCCTTGTTCTAGAGAGAAATCAGTCAAAGGAGATGATGGTTTGTCCTGTAGtaatgccacatcatcatcctctGCAAATGGCAACAACATATCAAATAGTAATATTTCATCTGGAAGCAGCAAAGGTGGCATTGGCATGTCTCCTGGTTTGCTTACAAAGCGTTGCAGGGAGTCCGCAGCCATGGGCTCCACTGCAAGCTTTATGCATGATCCGCTAACCGGCAACATCTCCAAGGAGCAAGATCTTGTTGGCGACGCAGCACTGCCAGACCAGGTACAAGAAAATGGCATTGATGTAAGTGTTCATGGTGATGAGAACGGATATGCAGCTCTTGGCACCAATAATGCGAGCTACGGAGAAGAAATTTGCTGTAGTGGCACCAAGAATGCGAGCTATGGAGAAGAAAGTTGCTGTAACGGAGCTGTTGATATGCATAGCAGCAGTTGCCAAAGGGATGATGCACCTGCCTTGTTAGTCGCTGAGAATGGCGTGGCATCTGAAAATGCTGACCACCTCAAGTCCATATCTCCCACACTCGGACATGACGGTTTACGACGAAGATTAACCTCCAAATACTTTGAACAGAATAGCGTTGATGCCCAATGA
- the LOC100820963 gene encoding uncharacterized protein LOC100820963 isoform X2 — protein sequence MAVPAGSLKFPPAMTENAAAEENKEKVEAGPNNPAGSLGFSPVMRGKGAGAKEEKRKDKDDDEEELVVTNPVRASLIYHSFNIAFVLEVIFFIAHIVIYHNASESYTTMLLPSCRLYSYCHFTLCPCSGMFSLRHMPWHLVASIHSVGDELLFAEKV from the exons ATGGCGGTGCCCGCGGGCAGCTTGAAGTTTCCGCCGGCGATGACCGaaaacgccgccgccgaagagaACAAGGAGAAGGTGGAGGCTGGCCCTAACAATCCTGCGGGCAGCTTGGGTTTCTCGCCGGTGATGAGAGGAAAAGGCGCCGGAGCGAAGGAGGAGAAGCGGAAGGACAAGGatgatgacgaggaggagctggtcGTCACGAACCCTGTGCGGGCCAGTCTGATCTACCACTCCTTC AACATTGCATTCGTCTTGGAAGTCATCTTCTTCATCGCCCATATAGTCATATACCACAATGCTAGTGAGTCATATACCACAATGTTACTGCCTTCGTGTCGCCTCTATTCATATTGCCACTTTACGCTATGCCCATGCTCAGGGATGTTTTCGTTGAGACATATGCCATGGCACCTCGTAGCAAGTATCCATAGTGTTGGTGATGAACTTCTGTTCGCTGAGAAGGTCTAA
- the LOC100820963 gene encoding uncharacterized protein LOC100820963 isoform X5 has translation MAVPAGSLKFPPAMTENAAAEENKEKVEAGPNNPAGSLGFSPVMRGKGAGAKEEKRKDKDDDEEELVVTNPVRASLIYHSFNIAFVLEVIFFIAHIVIYHNARMFSLRHMPWHLVASIHSVGDELLFAEKV, from the exons ATGGCGGTGCCCGCGGGCAGCTTGAAGTTTCCGCCGGCGATGACCGaaaacgccgccgccgaagagaACAAGGAGAAGGTGGAGGCTGGCCCTAACAATCCTGCGGGCAGCTTGGGTTTCTCGCCGGTGATGAGAGGAAAAGGCGCCGGAGCGAAGGAGGAGAAGCGGAAGGACAAGGatgatgacgaggaggagctggtcGTCACGAACCCTGTGCGGGCCAGTCTGATCTACCACTCCTTC AACATTGCATTCGTCTTGGAAGTCATCTTCTTCATCGCCCATATAGTCATATACCACAATGCTA GGATGTTTTCGTTGAGACATATGCCATGGCACCTCGTAGCAAGTATCCATAGTGTTGGTGATGAACTTCTGTTCGCTGAGAAGGTCTAA
- the LOC100820963 gene encoding uncharacterized protein LOC100820963 isoform X4 produces MAVPAGSLKFPPAMTENAAAEENKEKVEAGPNNPAGSLGFSPVMRGKGAGAKEEKRKDKDDDEEELVVTNPVRASLIYHSFNIAFVLEVIFFIAHIVIYHNARFCVDSDGKLCRRRRSPSLSLPRRRNVRPIELLIVPK; encoded by the exons ATGGCGGTGCCCGCGGGCAGCTTGAAGTTTCCGCCGGCGATGACCGaaaacgccgccgccgaagagaACAAGGAGAAGGTGGAGGCTGGCCCTAACAATCCTGCGGGCAGCTTGGGTTTCTCGCCGGTGATGAGAGGAAAAGGCGCCGGAGCGAAGGAGGAGAAGCGGAAGGACAAGGatgatgacgaggaggagctggtcGTCACGAACCCTGTGCGGGCCAGTCTGATCTACCACTCCTTC AACATTGCATTCGTCTTGGAAGTCATCTTCTTCATCGCCCATATAGTCATATACCACAATGCTA GGTTTTGCGTAGACAGCGACGGGaagctctgccgccgccgtcgctcccCGTCGCTgtctctccctcgccgtcgaAATGTCCGCCCCATCGAGCTCCTCATCGTCCCAAAGTGA